DNA sequence from the Manis javanica isolate MJ-LG chromosome 15, MJ_LKY, whole genome shotgun sequence genome:
GCAATAAGGAGTGAGAAATTTTgacactcaaatatttattaagtgaataaatgaaagattttaaaggaaagaacaaaaagcCATTGTCACAGATGGTTAGATATTtcctgaaggaggaagaataaatttATATGTTATTTCAGTATACATTTTCAAGATTAATTTTTAAGATTCATGTTTATATGTGTGCATCCCTGTGAGCATTCAGtttgatatacatttttaataatgttcATGTTTATTTACATAAGTCATAAATTCTAATGTTTTGATCATATATGTTGGGCTATAACTTTTAGCTGTTATTATAGTTCTATTTTTGTTAAGTAGGAaagaatatatgtgtgtatgtatatatctgttaaattGCACATAAAATTACCTTACGTATGAGGAATTTTTGTACTTGAAAAATCATAATATATAGCTATTTCACTATTTGAGATCTATTACCTCATAAAGAACATATGTTCTtaagctataataataataaacacttttctttttaacacacacacaggaaaccaCGACCTGTCTCCCAGCTGGTCGCACAGCAGGTCACTCAGCAGTTTGTGCCCCCTACACagtcaaagaaagagaaaaaagataaagtagaaaaagaaaaaagtgaaaaggaaacacCTAGCAAAAAGAACAGTCATAAGAAAACCAGGTAAACTTGAACAATGTTCTATGGcattcatgaaattttaaaattaaccatttaatattctcttttaaaattgatATGTGCAAAGTGGAATTAAAAGCTGCCGTCTCCTTTATAATAAAGGATCATGAAGCTGTTTTTCTGAGTATTAGAAGTGAAACACAGAGGCCACAGAGGCCACAAATAAAAGCTCAAATTTGAGGATGCTGTGTTTTTCTTACTAGATTGAAAGACATTTGTGTTtgaactttctttttcattcataaaaaagCCAGTAGTGATATTCACAGTCCTGAATAGATACTTGCATGGGCTTGAACCCAGTGCAGTGGTCATGGGTGTGGACGCTCGTGATGCCCTCATCAGTGCCCATCGGGAGAAAGGGCCTGGCCATCACTCAGCGCCCACTGCTGCCCGCTGCCTCTGCGGTGCGGCTGCTGTCGCTCTTCTGAAGCCTTCTAATAAAACTGATGAACTGTCCGCAAAATGTAATGAATCTGTAAAACCCAACTGGTATTTTCtgtattatataaaacatttaaaactcaaaTAATTATaagcatttggcaaaaaaaaaaaaaaagagagagagagaaaagaaacctgCCATAATTTAAAGCTGCAATTTTGGAGAAGCTTTAACTTAATAGTTTTATCTCAGTTTCCTGGCCCCAAACTTTAGCCAGGGTCATATAAATATGAATCTAATTAATATAGAAATGAGAACTGGAAAATAACTAATCTTAactatgtaaatgtaaaatgtaaataaaagcacAATTAAGAGACTGTTACTTCCGGAGTATCAAGGTTTTTTGTCACCTTGAAGAAGATTCATGAATGATTGGTACATTAATGTTAGTGACTTGAAACATTTAATTCTGTTTGTGTTGTCTAGTTGCGCATGAATCTAGAGCTTTAAACGTAGatgtattcatttcattttgttatttttacccACTTTATGATTCATTGTGTCGTCAGAAAGTTGGTAGACAGAAAAGCTAGTTTAAAATTGTATCATCTTTTGTGTTTAGGCCAAGATTGAAAAATGTGGATCGGAGCAGCGCTCAGCACTTGGAAGTCACCGTTGGGGATCTGACGGTCATTATCACAGACTTTAAGGAGAAAACGAAGTCGCCGCCCGCGCCCAGTGCCGCCTCCGCGGATCAGCACAGCCAGAGCGGCTCCGGCTCGGACAACACCGAGAGGGGCGCGTCCAGGTCATCCTCGCCCCGCGGAGAAGCCTCGTCACTGAATGGGGAGTCtcattaaagtttattttctcccGTTTTTTAGTCACTTCTGTCATACCATGCAAATGCACAGATAATGCCAAGAAGTACCACATTTTCATGACAAACATATTCATGCACAATCCATAATTTGCTTTTTACATAAAATACGAATTTGTTACACTTATTGCAGTCTATGCCTACCAAACATTTCCAGACTTAACATTTTGGTCTCCACAGTCACAGGTACCATGAAAATGTGGTTGAATTATTCATTATGCAGTGTTACTGGTAAGTCTGTTTTCACTTTTAGTTTAGTGAATTCTAACACATAATTCTTGAATTCTCTACTATTGGCAtgtaatgaatttaaatttttataacatAGTGCAAGCTGCCTAAATGTATTATTTGAGAATTGTGAAACAAATAGTTATATGTATACAAGTCAAAAATCAACTATTGCTGCAACAGAATTTTCTTAATGGTTCTCCTCTTAAATACACCTGCTGGTACTTGGTGTGGTTAAATAGGAAAATTGCTATTAAATAAAGAACTTGTATGAACCATTGCCAATGTTTTCGAcatattttactaaattattGTTCCTGAATAGggttgtttctggttttgtttttttgctttatcTTTCAAAACATTCATTTATTGTAATGTTTACTAGCAGACTAGTAAACAATgaaacattgattatttagctttATAATTCAGGTTTAGTGCTGTTGTCATTGAACACTGGTATTTTCtgtattatataaaacatttaaaattcaaataattataagcatttggcaaaaaaaaaaaaaaaaagaaagagaaaagaaacctgCCATAATTTAAAAGCTGCAATTTTGGAGAAGCTTTAACTTAATAGTTTTATCACTGTTTCCTGGCCCCAAACTGTAGCCAGGGTCATAGAAGTATGAATCTAATTAATATAGAAATGAGAACTGTTGCACAGAACTGGAAAATAACTTATCTTAAAATGAGTTTAATTGGCCTCTTACTAAATAtaacaattcttaaaaaaaaacatagtgcCCTATTTTCAGACACAACCGTCAGTTTATGCATTTTATCAATAtcctgaaatttaaaaagtatttacagCCCCTCACTATTATATAAAAttaccaataaaatatttttatgactacAGATATTGCATTTTTGTTTACAACTAATAAAGTGTTTTATGTTGTATTTAAAAATCCAACCTAGAAACCACATAGTACTGCTTAAATTCTTTGAGGGTCTCCTGCTTTCTCTTATCCATTTGCTTAATGTATATCCATCTATGGGGACTTTGGGAATATAAATAA
Encoded proteins:
- the YAF2 gene encoding YY1-associated factor 2 produces the protein MGDKKSPTRPKRQPKPSSDEGYWDCSVCTFRNGAEAFKCMMCDVRKGTSTRKPRPVSQLVAQQVTQQFVPPTQSKKEKKDKVEKEKSEKETPSKKNSHKKTRPRLKNVDRSSAQHLEVTVGDLTVIITDFKEKTKSPPAPSAASADQHSQSGSGSDNTERGASRSSSPRGEASSLNGESH